The proteins below are encoded in one region of Streptomyces marianii:
- a CDS encoding DNA cytosine methyltransferase — protein MKRTSVELFAGGGGLAMAVERAGFRPLLLNEFNKRACETLAANGAEVCKEGERPRVPRGAARPPLVEGDIRKLDMDYLKGEVDVLAGGPPCQPFSLGGVAKGDEDQRNMFPEMFRAVREIQPKAVICENVRGLLRPSFKPYFNYILRELELPFEERREGTTWQEHDQALRVQGEVPAADLSKRYKAVMIPVNAADYGVPQIRNRVIIVAFRADLRVDIDEFKRLVSPTHSETALLRSFADGTYWRNHPDVPDHVRARVMRRVPATLPIDDGLRPWRTMRDAIHGDGQLRLPTIPLDQQDKKREHGGIAYHVGWPNARIYDGHTPNELDRPAKTVKAGVHGVPGGESVMLLDDRVPDATEPDGWRYLHRYMTVRETARVMTFPDDWKLEGPRGEKMRQLGNAVPVLLGEAFAKAVAAALDGAERGR, from the coding sequence ATGAAGCGCACGTCTGTCGAGCTGTTCGCCGGTGGCGGAGGGCTGGCGATGGCGGTGGAGCGGGCGGGGTTCCGCCCCCTGCTGCTGAATGAGTTCAACAAGCGGGCGTGTGAGACTCTCGCCGCCAACGGCGCGGAGGTGTGCAAGGAGGGGGAGCGCCCACGTGTTCCCCGAGGTGCGGCGCGACCGCCTCTCGTCGAGGGAGACATCCGGAAGCTCGACATGGACTACCTCAAGGGGGAGGTCGACGTGCTCGCCGGCGGCCCCCCGTGCCAGCCTTTCAGCCTGGGGGGTGTGGCGAAGGGGGATGAGGATCAGCGCAACATGTTCCCGGAGATGTTCAGGGCCGTTCGGGAGATTCAGCCGAAGGCCGTCATCTGTGAGAACGTGCGCGGCCTTCTGCGGCCTTCCTTCAAGCCGTACTTCAACTACATCTTGAGGGAGCTGGAACTCCCATTCGAGGAACGGCGAGAGGGCACCACATGGCAGGAACACGATCAAGCTCTGAGGGTTCAAGGCGAAGTACCCGCTGCTGATCTGAGTAAGCGATACAAGGCCGTCATGATCCCGGTCAACGCGGCTGACTACGGTGTCCCCCAGATCCGGAATCGGGTCATCATCGTGGCCTTCCGTGCTGATCTGAGAGTGGACATCGATGAGTTCAAGCGGCTCGTGAGTCCGACGCATTCGGAGACGGCTTTGCTCCGATCGTTCGCTGATGGCACCTACTGGAGGAACCACCCGGACGTCCCGGATCACGTCAGGGCTCGGGTGATGAGGCGCGTTCCCGCGACTCTGCCGATTGATGACGGCCTTAGGCCGTGGCGGACAATGAGGGACGCGATCCACGGAGATGGGCAGCTGAGGCTGCCGACTATCCCGCTCGATCAGCAGGACAAGAAGCGTGAGCACGGGGGGATCGCCTATCACGTCGGATGGCCGAACGCTCGTATCTATGACGGTCATACTCCCAACGAACTTGATCGGCCGGCGAAGACCGTCAAGGCGGGTGTGCACGGCGTCCCAGGTGGAGAGTCGGTGATGCTCCTGGACGACCGAGTCCCCGATGCCACGGAGCCGGACGGCTGGCGATACCTGCACCGCTACATGACCGTGCGGGAGACCGCTCGCGTTATGACGTTCCCCGATGATTGGAAGCTTGAGGGTCCTCGCGGAGAGAAGATGCGGCAGCTCGGAAACGCTGTTCCTGTTCTCCTTGGAGAGGCATTCGCTAAGGCCGTCGCCGCCGCTCTGGACGGCGCGGAGAGGGGTAGGTGA
- a CDS encoding radical SAM protein: protein MSASARTALVSTAGHCEVACGFCFRADRARGFLTTATYTRALSRLKEAGVEGVCLTGGEPTHHPALRKLVRLALQFGMTVSMVTSARSESEVSTLAEVGHLLTNVTVSADSQGAMTLGRTTRTAASAVATLDAVDTPSKVLHLTYWDVDGEEAAQVADLVAGTGIDVQLSPVLLSEGALRRDSRSIRDSLMQRARDTAALGQHFRLSNGYRSYLDDLRQLQLSEKESHPCRSATLYVSADGGVRHCPYGASEVSVHAPRTEIRAFLDGPATDRVVPDCAAICRPASRDCATA, encoded by the coding sequence ATGAGCGCCTCTGCCCGTACGGCGCTGGTCTCGACGGCGGGGCACTGCGAGGTCGCGTGCGGTTTCTGCTTCCGGGCCGACAGAGCTCGCGGCTTCCTCACCACCGCGACGTACACGCGTGCCCTGTCGAGGCTGAAGGAGGCTGGGGTGGAGGGCGTGTGCCTGACAGGTGGTGAGCCCACCCACCACCCAGCTCTCCGGAAGCTCGTCCGCCTGGCCCTCCAGTTCGGCATGACGGTGTCCATGGTGACCTCGGCCCGCTCGGAGTCCGAGGTCTCCACCCTCGCGGAGGTCGGTCACCTTCTGACCAACGTGACCGTCTCCGCAGACTCGCAGGGCGCGATGACACTCGGCCGCACCACTCGGACCGCGGCCTCGGCCGTCGCGACGCTCGACGCCGTGGACACCCCCTCGAAAGTGCTGCACCTGACCTACTGGGACGTGGACGGCGAGGAAGCCGCCCAGGTCGCCGACCTCGTAGCGGGAACCGGGATCGACGTCCAGCTCAGCCCCGTCCTCCTCTCCGAGGGCGCCTTGCGTCGGGACAGCCGATCTATCCGGGACTCTCTGATGCAGAGGGCGCGCGATACGGCGGCGCTCGGTCAGCACTTCCGCCTGTCCAACGGATACCGGTCCTACCTGGACGACCTGCGACAGCTACAGCTGTCCGAGAAGGAGAGCCACCCCTGTCGGTCGGCCACCCTCTACGTGTCGGCTGACGGTGGGGTACGGCACTGCCCTTACGGCGCATCCGAGGTGAGTGTCCACGCCCCACGTACCGAGATCCGGGCCTTCCTCGACGGGCCGGCCACGGACCGTGTCGTACCCGATTGCGCCGCCATCTGCCGCCCTGCCTCCCGCGACTGCGCGACGGCCTGA
- a CDS encoding very short patch repair endonuclease — MAAPESGRWKEKPPPTKAWKGKQGRSRAILAAEQDRAAGGRNRRMVDLGDGRFARASIELKLLPRTRRIRAYLRWSDKGRSPAEYVGEVTNDTRSANLAQAWGMARAAGLIAEQEPPEDSWATSPAVRSVMQGNRGKDTKPEVRLRSLLYAEGLRYRVGIRPLSNLRRTADVVFPKARVAVFVDGCFWHGCPEHHRPATKNSEFWREKIEGNRRRDAETDSLLRDAGWQVIRVWEHEDPAEAADRIRAILPARGRAPGSGTGLQPKPTE; from the coding sequence ATGGCGGCGCCAGAATCGGGCCGCTGGAAGGAGAAGCCGCCACCGACCAAGGCTTGGAAGGGAAAGCAGGGCAGGAGCCGGGCGATCCTGGCGGCCGAACAGGACCGGGCGGCTGGGGGGCGCAACCGACGCATGGTCGACCTCGGGGACGGACGCTTCGCGAGAGCCTCGATCGAGCTGAAGTTGCTTCCGAGGACGAGGCGGATCCGGGCCTACCTTCGCTGGTCTGACAAGGGTCGATCACCCGCCGAGTACGTAGGCGAGGTTACGAACGACACACGGTCCGCGAATCTCGCTCAAGCCTGGGGAATGGCGCGTGCTGCTGGCCTCATCGCGGAGCAGGAGCCGCCAGAGGATTCGTGGGCCACATCGCCGGCGGTTCGGTCGGTCATGCAGGGGAATCGCGGCAAGGACACGAAGCCTGAGGTTCGCCTTCGCTCCCTCCTGTACGCGGAGGGCCTGCGGTACAGGGTTGGGATCAGGCCCCTGTCGAACCTGCGCAGGACGGCCGATGTCGTCTTTCCCAAGGCACGTGTCGCCGTGTTCGTCGATGGTTGCTTCTGGCACGGCTGTCCTGAGCATCACCGCCCCGCCACGAAGAACAGCGAGTTCTGGCGGGAGAAGATTGAGGGCAACCGCAGGCGGGATGCGGAGACGGATAGCCTTCTACGGGATGCTGGCTGGCAGGTCATTCGGGTCTGGGAGCACGAGGACCCAGCCGAGGCAGCTGATCGGATCCGTGCCATTCTGCCCGCGCGAGGCCGAGCACCCGGTAGCGGGACCGGACTACAACCCAAGCCCACCGAGTAG
- a CDS encoding Eco29kI family restriction endonuclease, producing the protein MSNRDDIYDPLRRENLGRSVQWALQETKPIPLGTVRDLSFNGCGIYAIYYVGDHDLYKPLADHPFEVPIYVGRSTPEGSRTGSDVKSPEESKSLRSRLMTHENKIKRANGLKIDDFYTRFLPADDLFTPMAESMMITELQPVWNVILHGFGVNTPGDGRKNQTRSKWHEVHRGVPAGDALPPHPGGPGPLRRQVILHLATHAVRPAHAAGVPPTADSLESDGALPSE; encoded by the coding sequence GTGAGTAATCGAGATGACATCTATGACCCGCTGCGTCGCGAAAACTTGGGACGCAGTGTCCAATGGGCCCTCCAAGAGACAAAGCCCATCCCGCTCGGGACGGTCCGAGACCTGTCGTTCAATGGGTGCGGAATCTACGCCATTTACTACGTCGGCGATCACGATCTCTACAAGCCCCTCGCGGACCATCCGTTCGAAGTTCCCATATACGTTGGCAGGTCGACTCCCGAAGGCTCACGCACCGGGTCGGATGTGAAATCCCCGGAGGAGAGCAAGTCCCTCCGTTCTCGACTCATGACGCACGAGAACAAGATCAAGAGGGCCAATGGCCTCAAGATCGACGACTTCTACACCCGGTTCCTACCGGCGGACGACCTGTTCACGCCAATGGCCGAGAGCATGATGATCACCGAGCTCCAGCCTGTGTGGAACGTCATCCTGCATGGTTTCGGCGTGAATACGCCGGGCGACGGACGGAAGAACCAGACACGCTCGAAGTGGCATGAAGTCCACCGAGGCGTACCCGCAGGCGACGCGCTACCACCGCATCCCGGTGGCCCCGGCCCCCTTCGCCGGCAGGTGATTCTGCACCTGGCCACGCACGCGGTACGCCCAGCGCACGCCGCAGGTGTACCGCCCACCGCGGACTCCCTTGAATCGGACGGCGCCCTCCCCAGCGAGTGA
- a CDS encoding IS1182 family transposase: protein MRPGGLPSIPEQTARTARAAFPGGSLPMRVRDHLAEVFDDALFTDAFPDRGAPAQSPALLALVTVLQFTENLTDRQAADASRDRLSWKYALGAELSDAGFDFSALSKFRARLVGHGLERTLFDRLVEHCREAGLIKAGGKQRTDSTHVISAVRDLNRTELAGESVRAALEALAVAAPSWLAGVIDVAEFAERYGPRVDGWTMPGSKTKRDRLAQVFGQDALVLCRAAWSDTAPVWVREIEAVALLRQVMVQTYIIRTDGRGREVIKKRDADDSGVPPGHIRLASPYDPDARWSAKGDDLFWLGYKVHLTETCDTLPEAEAEAEAEAEAEAEAEAVRLPLRLITDVHTTEATVPDVKATAPIQQNLAERQVAPGEHYLDSGYPSVDLVVEAAGRGIGMVTPLLADHSPQAKAAEGFAKSAFRVDWKARQVHCPQGATSAGWYPVTQHRRDAIVIEFARADCRPCPSRTNCTSSVRGTRMLTLRPRELHERTTTARTEQDTESWRAKYALRAGIESTVNQALDVTGIRQARYRGLPKVTLQHAFSATALNIVRLDAWWTTNPLRKPRTSRLQRLSHQLAG, encoded by the coding sequence ATGCGGCCGGGGGGATTGCCGTCCATTCCTGAACAGACGGCCAGAACGGCCCGTGCGGCCTTCCCTGGTGGGAGCCTGCCCATGCGCGTGCGTGACCACCTTGCCGAGGTTTTCGACGACGCGTTGTTCACCGATGCGTTTCCCGATCGTGGGGCTCCCGCCCAGTCTCCGGCCCTGCTCGCGCTGGTGACGGTGCTGCAGTTCACGGAGAACCTGACCGACCGGCAGGCGGCGGACGCGTCGCGGGATCGCCTGTCGTGGAAATACGCGCTGGGCGCGGAGCTCTCCGATGCAGGCTTCGACTTCTCCGCGCTGTCGAAGTTCCGTGCCCGGCTGGTCGGGCACGGCCTGGAGCGGACACTCTTCGACAGGCTCGTCGAGCACTGCCGCGAGGCCGGGCTGATCAAGGCCGGTGGCAAGCAGCGCACGGACTCCACCCATGTGATCAGCGCGGTCCGTGACCTGAACCGGACCGAGCTGGCCGGGGAGAGTGTGCGGGCCGCTCTGGAGGCGCTGGCGGTGGCGGCGCCGTCCTGGCTGGCCGGCGTGATCGACGTCGCCGAGTTCGCCGAACGCTACGGGCCGCGCGTGGATGGCTGGACGATGCCGGGCTCGAAGACCAAGCGGGACCGGCTTGCCCAGGTCTTCGGCCAGGACGCGCTGGTCCTGTGCCGGGCGGCCTGGTCCGATACCGCGCCGGTGTGGGTCCGCGAGATCGAGGCGGTGGCCCTCCTGCGGCAGGTCATGGTGCAGACCTACATCATCCGTACCGATGGCCGGGGACGGGAGGTGATCAAGAAGCGGGACGCCGACGACAGCGGGGTCCCGCCCGGCCATATCCGCCTGGCCTCCCCGTACGACCCCGACGCCCGCTGGTCGGCCAAGGGCGACGACCTGTTCTGGCTCGGATACAAGGTCCACCTCACCGAGACCTGCGACACCCTCCCCGAAGCCGAAGCCGAAGCCGAAGCCGAAGCCGAAGCCGAAGCCGAAGCCGAAGCCGTGAGGCTTCCATTACGGCTGATCACGGATGTCCACACCACCGAGGCGACCGTTCCGGACGTCAAGGCCACCGCGCCCATCCAGCAGAACCTGGCCGAGCGGCAGGTCGCACCGGGCGAGCACTACCTCGACTCCGGATACCCCTCCGTCGACCTGGTCGTGGAAGCGGCGGGCCGGGGCATCGGCATGGTCACCCCGCTCCTGGCCGACCACTCCCCGCAGGCCAAGGCCGCCGAGGGCTTCGCCAAGAGCGCCTTCCGCGTCGACTGGAAGGCCCGCCAGGTCCACTGTCCCCAGGGGGCCACCAGCGCCGGCTGGTACCCGGTCACCCAGCACCGACGAGACGCCATCGTGATCGAATTCGCCCGAGCCGACTGCCGTCCCTGTCCCTCCCGGACCAACTGCACCAGCTCGGTCCGCGGTACCCGCATGCTCACCCTGCGTCCCCGTGAACTCCACGAACGCACCACCACAGCCAGAACCGAACAGGACACCGAGTCCTGGAGGGCCAAGTACGCCCTCCGCGCCGGCATCGAGAGCACCGTCAACCAGGCCCTCGACGTCACCGGCATCCGCCAGGCCCGCTACCGCGGGCTACCGAAAGTCACCCTCCAACACGCCTTCTCCGCCACCGCCCTCAACATCGTCCGCCTCGACGCCTGGTGGACCACCAACCCACTACGCAAGCCCCGCACCAGCCGACTGCAGCGCCTCAGCCACCAACTCGCCGGCTGA
- a CDS encoding GIY-YIG nuclease family protein yields MTPTLEPNGGDGYHKDFTLSITKALGDQLAVALDGLDRAPLNEASIAGLKEKPGVYQLYLNGEFVYVGKADKSLPARLRNHLRKISGRRRISLDEMTFSCLYVAEDFSALAPEQLLISHHKELGNIPWNNNGFGNKDPGRQRDTTVLKSNHFDTQFPIDLDRPVEGLTVGESTLEAFLETVKAGLPYNFRYQKSADHKSRTIDVPSESLTADQAFRLISAAIPESWQITALMGYGIMYDDAPATYKSAWRYYRTGSHVDAIPEADPVGEIEPEDTLPSSDE; encoded by the coding sequence ATGACGCCCACGCTGGAGCCCAACGGCGGCGACGGTTACCACAAGGACTTCACGCTTAGCATCACGAAGGCTCTCGGCGATCAGCTCGCCGTCGCGCTGGACGGGCTGGACCGCGCGCCGCTGAACGAAGCCAGCATCGCGGGGCTCAAGGAGAAGCCGGGCGTTTACCAGCTCTACTTGAACGGCGAATTCGTGTACGTCGGCAAGGCCGACAAGTCGCTACCAGCCAGGCTCCGAAACCATCTACGCAAGATCTCCGGGCGAAGGCGAATCAGCCTCGATGAGATGACGTTCTCGTGCCTTTATGTCGCCGAAGACTTCTCGGCCCTCGCGCCAGAGCAACTACTCATCAGCCACCACAAGGAACTTGGCAACATTCCTTGGAACAACAATGGATTCGGCAACAAGGACCCCGGTCGACAGCGCGACACGACTGTCCTGAAGAGCAACCACTTCGACACTCAGTTCCCGATCGACCTGGATCGCCCCGTCGAGGGCCTAACTGTAGGGGAGTCGACACTCGAAGCGTTCCTGGAGACCGTAAAGGCGGGCCTGCCGTATAACTTCCGCTACCAGAAGTCCGCTGACCACAAGAGCCGGACCATCGACGTCCCCTCCGAGAGTTTGACCGCCGACCAAGCATTTCGGCTGATCTCTGCTGCCATACCTGAATCCTGGCAGATCACAGCCTTGATGGGTTACGGCATCATGTACGACGACGCTCCCGCTACTTACAAGAGCGCCTGGCGCTACTACAGGACCGGCTCGCATGTCGACGCTATTCCCGAGGCGGACCCGGTGGGTGAAATCGAACCGGAAGACACCTTGCCATCCAGCGACGAATAG
- a CDS encoding radical SAM protein, protein MATPQLLWGKYFQYDRDGEAVLLDPVTLESVLLDSGEVSDLAGVPPTATHLALAGLGFTQDGPAADRREALHHRLHTLGIDPTPRRISGLRVVLTDRCNMACTYCFVDTNSGKPDMTEQELAAGLEFLFEQNAGQEEVSIQWFGGEPTIRFDLMQYGDELADTLAARYGVARVRRTVVTNGARLTDEALDHFVRREYGVGISIDGPPGINSANRLLLGGQPADDRIRRNVRRLVEAKGLHVGCNLTPTASNIGRLAESVQWIIDDLGLKFIYVNTPIPTGGEWRVNGADLARELYEARLTALGKGGMLFSVLDRAFQALDTRRPMLFDHMQGDLSLNAALLPGDRVSVCDINFTEPSFLHTLDELRSDRSLLTRATKKVAPLPECGDCPALAICGGPSRNEQALIGGSTPDPQMCAFYTSTVAIAVWDNTGVQ, encoded by the coding sequence GTGGCCACTCCCCAGTTGCTGTGGGGGAAATACTTCCAGTACGACCGGGACGGGGAGGCTGTACTCCTCGACCCGGTCACGCTGGAGAGTGTGCTTCTCGACTCCGGCGAGGTCTCTGACCTCGCCGGGGTCCCCCCGACCGCGACGCACTTAGCCCTCGCCGGGCTCGGCTTCACCCAGGACGGCCCCGCGGCCGACCGCCGTGAAGCACTCCACCACCGCCTCCACACCCTGGGCATCGACCCGACCCCGCGCCGGATCAGCGGCCTCCGGGTGGTGCTCACCGACCGCTGCAACATGGCCTGCACGTACTGCTTCGTAGACACCAACAGCGGGAAGCCGGATATGACGGAGCAGGAGCTCGCTGCCGGCCTTGAGTTCCTGTTCGAGCAGAATGCGGGGCAGGAGGAGGTCTCGATCCAGTGGTTCGGCGGCGAGCCGACCATCCGCTTCGACCTCATGCAGTACGGCGACGAACTCGCCGACACCCTCGCGGCCCGCTACGGCGTGGCGCGGGTCCGACGCACGGTCGTCACGAACGGCGCTCGCCTGACGGACGAGGCCCTCGACCACTTCGTACGGCGCGAGTACGGGGTGGGCATCTCTATCGACGGGCCGCCGGGAATCAACTCGGCGAACCGGCTCCTCCTCGGCGGCCAGCCCGCAGACGATCGCATCCGCCGCAACGTCCGACGCCTGGTCGAAGCGAAGGGCCTGCACGTCGGCTGCAACCTCACCCCGACGGCATCGAACATCGGGCGTCTGGCCGAGAGCGTGCAGTGGATCATCGACGATCTCGGCCTCAAGTTCATCTATGTCAACACGCCCATCCCCACCGGGGGCGAGTGGCGGGTGAACGGGGCGGATCTGGCTCGGGAGCTCTACGAGGCCCGTCTGACTGCGTTGGGGAAGGGCGGGATGCTGTTCTCTGTCCTCGACCGGGCTTTCCAGGCCCTCGACACCCGTCGACCGATGCTCTTCGACCACATGCAGGGAGACCTCAGCCTCAACGCAGCCCTGCTGCCCGGCGACCGGGTCAGCGTGTGCGACATCAACTTCACCGAGCCTTCGTTCCTCCACACACTCGACGAGCTGCGGTCGGACCGAAGTCTCCTCACAAGGGCGACGAAGAAGGTCGCGCCGCTCCCTGAGTGCGGCGACTGCCCGGCGCTGGCCATCTGCGGCGGCCCGTCCCGCAACGAGCAGGCCCTCATCGGCGGCAGCACCCCCGACCCGCAGATGTGCGCCTTCTACACCAGCACCGTGGCCATCGCGGTCTGGGACAACACGGGGGTGCAATGA
- the aspS gene encoding aspartate--tRNA(Asn) ligase: protein MIHTTSRVLTSGLRAHLDQTVTVSGWVNALRLQRKMQFVILRDHSGMLQVTHKRDGGALEAVLESLSPESAVRITGRVVEAAQVKLGGLELVPETVEVLNRAETPLPIDEHTGLEHRLDWRFLDVRKRDGAQLVFTAQTTLEQGLREYAMQHGCTEMHTPKLMGTASESGAEVFKLGYFDRSAYLAQSPQFYKQMAVAAGIDRVFEIGPVFRAEPSFTSRHATEFTGVDVELSWIDDVEDVMAFEERMLAHAMAKVAEVHGDAIQEIFGVEVVVPETPFPRIRMAEAQAILRAGGWDPEGLKEDLDPEGERAIAAHMKKLTGHEFVFITHYPASIRPFYHMRPADRPDLTLSFDLLWKGLEITTGAQREHRSDVLLKQAEEKSMDTEPMQDYMNIFRFGCPPHGGLGAGLGRILMVMLGLDSIREAAFLFRGPNRLTP, encoded by the coding sequence ATGATCCACACCACTAGCCGCGTACTGACTTCTGGCCTACGCGCGCACCTCGACCAGACCGTCACGGTCTCCGGATGGGTGAACGCGCTCCGACTGCAACGCAAGATGCAGTTCGTCATTCTGCGTGACCACTCCGGCATGCTCCAGGTGACCCATAAGCGCGACGGCGGCGCGCTGGAAGCCGTCCTCGAGTCGCTTTCGCCCGAGTCCGCTGTCCGGATCACCGGACGTGTCGTGGAGGCGGCCCAGGTCAAGCTGGGCGGCCTGGAGCTCGTCCCCGAGACGGTCGAAGTGCTGAACAGGGCGGAGACGCCCCTGCCGATCGACGAGCACACCGGTCTCGAGCACCGGCTTGACTGGCGCTTCCTCGACGTACGCAAGCGAGATGGCGCGCAGCTGGTGTTCACCGCACAGACCACCCTGGAGCAGGGGCTGCGCGAGTACGCCATGCAGCACGGGTGCACTGAGATGCACACGCCGAAGCTGATGGGCACCGCCTCGGAGTCCGGCGCGGAGGTGTTCAAGCTCGGGTACTTCGACCGGTCGGCCTACCTCGCGCAGTCGCCGCAGTTCTACAAGCAGATGGCTGTGGCGGCCGGCATCGATCGGGTCTTCGAGATCGGTCCCGTCTTCCGGGCCGAGCCGTCGTTCACCTCCCGGCACGCGACCGAGTTCACCGGCGTGGACGTGGAGCTGTCGTGGATCGACGACGTCGAGGACGTTATGGCGTTCGAGGAGCGAATGCTTGCCCACGCCATGGCGAAGGTCGCTGAGGTACACGGTGACGCGATCCAGGAGATCTTCGGCGTCGAGGTCGTCGTTCCGGAGACCCCGTTCCCCAGGATCAGGATGGCCGAGGCGCAGGCGATCCTGCGGGCCGGAGGCTGGGACCCGGAAGGGCTCAAGGAGGACCTGGACCCGGAAGGCGAGCGGGCTATCGCCGCTCACATGAAGAAGCTCACGGGTCACGAGTTCGTGTTCATCACGCACTACCCGGCCAGCATCCGGCCCTTCTACCACATGCGTCCGGCGGACCGGCCGGACCTGACACTCAGCTTCGACCTGCTCTGGAAGGGCCTGGAGATCACCACCGGCGCCCAGCGTGAACACCGCTCCGACGTGCTGCTCAAGCAGGCCGAGGAGAAGAGCATGGACACCGAGCCGATGCAGGACTACATGAACATCTTCCGGTTCGGGTGCCCGCCCCACGGCGGCCTCGGTGCCGGCCTGGGCCGGATCCTGATGGTCATGCTCGGCTTGGACTCGATCCGCGAGGCCGCGTTCCTGTTCCGGGGCCCGAACCGCCTCACCCCCTGA
- a CDS encoding phospholipase D-like domain-containing protein: MPTCPCLCRQFSNRVGIHFKVVLADDQLAYIGSANLTPGGTRVHAEAGMLLRGSRVKALSRWLHVVADELTRRS; encoded by the coding sequence ATGCCGACCTGCCCGTGCCTCTGCAGGCAATTCAGCAACAGAGTCGGCATCCACTTCAAAGTCGTCCTGGCCGACGACCAACTCGCGTACATCGGTTCCGCGAACCTGACCCCCGGGGGAACCCGTGTTCACGCTGAAGCAGGCATGCTCCTGCGGGGCAGTCGAGTGAAGGCGCTCTCCCGTTGGCTCCACGTTGTGGCAGACGAGCTCACACGACGCTCGTAG